Proteins encoded within one genomic window of Paraburkholderia sp. HP33-1:
- a CDS encoding ABC transporter ATP-binding protein has translation MDRIQIERLSKSYGSVQILKDIDISVPEGCFVALVGPSGCGKSTLLRTIAGLEPITGGTLRIDGKVVNDVPPRKRDVAMVFQSYALYPHMNIEKNMSYSMRLRRAAPRAIRESIDNVSRTLGLEHLLARMPRQLSGGQRQRVAMGRAIVRNPKVFLFDEPLSNLDAALRVHMRTEIRKLHQRLGATSVYVTHDQIEAMTMADHVVVLRAGQVEQQGAPLALYHRPANRFVAGFIGSPGMNFIEAVIGPDGYTAQFGGANGQTLALGRSLPAGAEVWIGLRPEHLRLQRGAGGLRGVVDVVESTGSMSFVTVKLDGVAAPVLVAQAGVCAIESGEAFGLDIASEHVHVFDRNSERAL, from the coding sequence GTGGATCGCATACAGATCGAGCGCCTGAGCAAGAGCTACGGGTCCGTTCAGATTTTGAAGGACATCGACATCAGTGTGCCGGAAGGGTGTTTCGTCGCGCTGGTCGGCCCATCGGGCTGCGGCAAGTCCACCTTGTTGCGCACCATCGCCGGGCTCGAGCCGATCACGGGCGGCACGCTGCGCATCGACGGCAAGGTCGTCAACGACGTGCCGCCGCGCAAGCGCGATGTCGCGATGGTGTTCCAAAGCTATGCGCTGTACCCGCACATGAACATCGAAAAAAACATGTCCTACTCGATGCGGCTGCGGCGCGCGGCGCCACGTGCGATTCGGGAAAGCATCGATAACGTCTCCCGCACGCTGGGGCTGGAACATCTGCTCGCGCGCATGCCGCGCCAGCTATCGGGCGGACAGCGCCAACGCGTGGCGATGGGCCGGGCCATCGTCCGGAATCCGAAGGTGTTTCTGTTCGACGAACCGCTGTCGAATCTCGATGCAGCCTTGCGCGTGCACATGCGCACGGAGATCCGCAAGCTGCACCAGCGCCTTGGCGCGACCTCGGTGTACGTCACGCACGACCAGATCGAGGCGATGACGATGGCCGATCACGTCGTCGTGCTGCGCGCGGGACAAGTCGAGCAGCAGGGCGCTCCGCTGGCTCTGTATCACCGGCCCGCCAACCGGTTCGTCGCGGGTTTCATCGGTTCCCCGGGGATGAACTTCATCGAGGCCGTGATCGGTCCCGACGGATACACCGCGCAGTTCGGCGGCGCGAACGGGCAGACGCTCGCGCTGGGCCGCTCGCTGCCGGCGGGCGCCGAGGTCTGGATCGGCCTGCGTCCCGAGCACCTGCGCCTGCAGCGCGGTGCCGGCGGCCTGCGTGGCGTGGTCGATGTGGTGGAGTCCACCGGTTCGATGAGCTTCGTCACGGTGAAGCTTGATGGCGTTGCGGCGCCCGTGCTGGTTGCGCAAGCCGGGGTATGCGCGATCGAAAGCGGCGAGGCGTTCGGTCTCGACATCGCGAGCGAGCACGTCCATGTTTTCGACCGCAACAGCGAGCGCGCGCTGTAG
- the yicI gene encoding alpha-xylosidase has product MKISDGNWLIRDGLNVSYSAAPHSVEIVGDELLVHVAPRDVSNRERQLDTGLFTWRFFSPQSGVIGVRVEHYSGALDRGPHFALNREPGAVVTSNAANEASLTSGSLTVRVVKSGDWSVDFLRDGERITGSGFRASGQVHDGNLGGAAFMFERLDLGVGENVYGLGERFTAFVKNGQVVESWNRDGGTGTDQAYKNVPFYLTNRGYGVLVNHPENVSFEVASEKVAKVQFSVAGERLEYYVIDGPTPKTVLERFTQLTGRPVLPPAWSFGLWLTTSFTTNYDEATVNHFIDGMAERGIPLHVFHFDCFWMKAFHWCDFEWNRETFPDPRGMLARLKARGLKICLWINPYIAQPSPLFAEGKAKGYLLRKPNGDVWQWNRWQPGQGIVDFTNPAAAQWYAHHLRRLLEMGVDCFKTDFGERIPTDVVYHDGSDPQKMHNYYSYLYNKVVFDVLREVRGEGEAVVFARSGTVGSQQLPVHWGGDCSATYESMAETLRGGLSLGLSGFGFWSHDIGGFEHTAPADVYKRWCAFGLLSSHSRLHGSKSYRVPWLFDEEAVDVVRHFTEWKSRLMPYLFDAARQAVDHGTPVLRAMLLEFPDDPACDYLDRQYLLGDALLVAPVFNAAGDVDFWLPAGRWTHLFTGTQVEGGRWVREQHGFLSLPLYVRPNTLLAIGTENQRPDYDYALHSELHLFELDSGKSASVTLRGPDGAAVTKVSVTRSDDILQIRSHGVKAGLPLVLRQWPALRDAGGLEARSHESGMMLVLPEGDSEHTVYL; this is encoded by the coding sequence ATGAAAATCAGCGATGGCAACTGGTTGATCCGTGATGGCCTGAACGTGTCGTATTCGGCGGCACCGCACAGCGTGGAGATCGTCGGCGACGAACTGCTCGTGCACGTGGCGCCCCGTGACGTATCGAACCGCGAACGACAGCTCGATACCGGGCTCTTTACGTGGCGCTTCTTTTCGCCGCAAAGCGGCGTGATCGGTGTGCGCGTCGAACACTATTCCGGCGCGCTCGACCGTGGCCCGCATTTCGCGCTCAACCGCGAGCCTGGGGCCGTGGTGACGAGCAACGCCGCGAATGAGGCGAGCCTTACCAGCGGCTCGCTCACAGTGCGCGTCGTCAAGTCGGGCGACTGGTCGGTCGATTTCCTGCGTGACGGCGAGCGGATCACCGGCAGCGGCTTTCGCGCGAGCGGCCAGGTCCACGATGGAAACCTGGGCGGCGCCGCATTCATGTTCGAGCGGCTCGATCTGGGCGTTGGCGAAAACGTCTATGGCCTCGGCGAACGCTTCACCGCATTCGTGAAGAACGGCCAGGTGGTCGAGAGCTGGAACCGCGACGGTGGCACGGGCACCGATCAGGCGTACAAGAACGTGCCGTTTTATCTGACCAACCGCGGTTACGGCGTGCTGGTGAATCACCCGGAGAACGTGTCGTTTGAAGTGGCGAGCGAGAAAGTCGCGAAAGTGCAGTTCAGCGTGGCCGGAGAGCGGCTCGAATACTACGTGATCGACGGTCCCACGCCGAAAACCGTGCTCGAGCGCTTCACGCAACTGACCGGGCGGCCCGTGCTGCCGCCCGCGTGGTCGTTCGGCCTGTGGCTCACCACGTCCTTCACGACGAATTACGACGAAGCCACCGTGAACCACTTCATCGACGGCATGGCCGAACGCGGCATCCCGCTGCACGTGTTCCACTTCGACTGCTTCTGGATGAAGGCCTTCCACTGGTGCGATTTCGAGTGGAACCGCGAGACCTTTCCGGACCCGCGAGGCATGCTGGCTCGGCTGAAGGCGCGCGGACTGAAGATCTGCCTGTGGATCAATCCGTATATCGCGCAACCCTCGCCGCTCTTCGCTGAAGGCAAGGCGAAGGGCTACCTGCTGCGCAAGCCGAACGGCGACGTCTGGCAGTGGAACCGCTGGCAGCCCGGCCAGGGCATCGTCGACTTCACGAACCCGGCCGCGGCGCAATGGTACGCGCATCATTTGCGGCGACTGCTGGAGATGGGTGTCGACTGCTTCAAGACGGACTTCGGCGAGCGAATTCCCACCGACGTGGTCTACCACGACGGCTCCGACCCGCAGAAGATGCACAACTACTACAGCTACCTCTACAACAAGGTGGTGTTCGACGTGTTGCGCGAGGTGCGCGGCGAGGGCGAGGCGGTGGTGTTCGCGCGTTCCGGGACCGTGGGCAGCCAGCAGTTGCCCGTGCATTGGGGCGGCGACTGCAGCGCGACCTACGAGTCGATGGCCGAGACCCTGCGCGGTGGCCTCTCGCTAGGCTTGAGCGGCTTTGGTTTCTGGAGCCACGATATCGGCGGATTCGAGCACACCGCGCCGGCTGACGTCTACAAGCGCTGGTGCGCATTCGGGCTGCTGTCGAGTCACAGCCGCCTGCACGGTAGCAAGTCGTACCGCGTTCCATGGTTGTTCGACGAAGAAGCGGTAGACGTGGTGCGCCATTTCACCGAATGGAAGTCGCGCCTGATGCCCTATCTGTTCGACGCCGCGCGGCAGGCGGTCGATCACGGTACGCCGGTGTTGCGTGCCATGCTGCTGGAGTTTCCGGACGACCCGGCCTGCGATTACCTGGACCGCCAGTATCTGCTCGGCGACGCGCTACTGGTGGCGCCGGTGTTCAATGCCGCGGGCGACGTGGACTTCTGGCTGCCGGCGGGGCGCTGGACCCATCTGTTCACCGGCACGCAAGTCGAGGGCGGCAGGTGGGTGCGCGAACAGCACGGATTTCTGAGCCTACCGTTGTACGTGCGGCCGAACACGCTGCTCGCGATCGGAACCGAGAACCAGCGCCCTGATTACGATTATGCGTTGCACAGCGAGCTGCACCTGTTCGAGCTGGATTCGGGCAAATCGGCTAGCGTGACGTTGCGCGGCCCGGACGGTGCGGCGGTGACGAAAGTGAGCGTGACGCGCAGCGACGATATCCTGCAGATTCGAAGTCATGGCGTCAAAGCAGGATTGCCGTTGGTTTTACGGCAGTGGCCGGCGTTGCGCGATGCGGGCGGCCTCGAGGCGCGGTCACACGAGTCGGGCATGATGCTCGTGCTGCCGGAGGGAGACAGCGAACACACGGTGTATCTGTGA
- a CDS encoding ABC transporter substrate-binding protein produces MKKLLAASAAIGLAFSLSCAPLHAASLSVWAVDEPDDYTAKMAQEFAKLHPDVHLQIRKVGFAALNDETMRAVMSGNMPDVVPIDNPNTAMFASKNALLDLGPYLAKSKVIDAKTIFPGPLKNATWNSKVYAIPRGTNTLAMYYNKDLFKAAGLDPEHPPQTWDELYTDAQKLTDAKKGVYGIAFSAINTEEGVFQFLPFVQEAGADWNRLSDPGAARAAAFWQKLLDSKVASQDTLTHSQSEAAATFINGNAAIDIDGPWELSAVDQGAKFKWGVALLPVEKTGGPRASALGEQNHAILRGAKNPDTAFQFLEYMYAQRDRNWNDFGMQPPSKDTNTQNPKWPQAYQVFNEQMQYARPRGPNPQWPKISKAISDAIQSVITHQATPQEAMAAAAKTVQQVQN; encoded by the coding sequence ATGAAGAAGCTACTTGCCGCATCCGCGGCCATCGGTCTGGCATTCTCGCTTTCTTGCGCGCCGCTGCATGCGGCGTCACTGTCCGTCTGGGCCGTGGACGAGCCCGACGACTACACCGCGAAGATGGCGCAGGAATTCGCGAAGCTGCATCCCGATGTCCATCTGCAAATCCGCAAGGTGGGCTTTGCTGCGCTGAACGACGAAACCATGCGCGCCGTGATGTCCGGCAACATGCCGGACGTCGTGCCGATCGACAACCCGAATACGGCGATGTTCGCCTCGAAGAATGCGCTGCTCGATCTCGGGCCGTACCTTGCGAAGTCGAAGGTCATCGACGCGAAGACGATCTTTCCCGGGCCGCTGAAGAATGCCACCTGGAACAGCAAGGTGTATGCGATTCCGCGCGGCACCAACACGCTGGCCATGTACTACAACAAGGACCTGTTCAAGGCCGCGGGGCTCGATCCTGAGCACCCGCCGCAGACGTGGGACGAGCTGTACACAGACGCGCAAAAGCTGACCGACGCGAAGAAGGGCGTGTACGGCATCGCGTTCTCCGCGATCAACACCGAAGAGGGCGTGTTCCAGTTCCTGCCGTTCGTTCAGGAGGCGGGCGCCGACTGGAACCGCTTGAGCGATCCGGGCGCTGCTCGGGCGGCGGCCTTCTGGCAAAAGCTGCTGGACAGCAAGGTCGCGTCGCAGGACACGCTCACGCATAGCCAGTCGGAGGCGGCCGCCACGTTCATCAACGGTAATGCCGCGATCGACATTGACGGTCCGTGGGAACTGAGCGCCGTCGACCAGGGCGCGAAGTTCAAGTGGGGCGTCGCGCTCCTACCGGTCGAGAAGACCGGTGGCCCGCGCGCATCGGCGCTGGGCGAGCAGAATCACGCGATCCTGCGCGGCGCAAAAAACCCGGATACGGCCTTTCAGTTCCTCGAATACATGTACGCGCAGCGCGACCGGAACTGGAACGACTTCGGCATGCAGCCGCCGTCGAAAGACACCAATACACAGAACCCGAAGTGGCCGCAGGCGTATCAAGTCTTCAACGAGCAGATGCAGTACGCCCGTCCCCGCGGACCGAACCCGCAGTGGCCGAAAATTTCGAAGGCGATCTCCGATGCGATCCAGTCTGTGATCACGCATCAGGCCACACCGCAAGAGGCGATGGCAGCAGCGGCAAAGACCGTGCAGCAAGTCCAGAACTAG
- a CDS encoding carbohydrate ABC transporter permease — MNTLSRRTPSDQVSGILSRIPRAHAFEISLAVFALLYLLVFAGLPLVYNIVLSFQQVDLMAPATLLRPFVGLANYRDVFSRPEMHQVAVNTVLFVGLSLTFQVLIGFLLALLFAQDFPFASLMRGLFLAGWIMPGLVVGVIWKLIFAGDYGVLNHVLMQMHVLDDKIFWLSDPRWSLYAVIAANVWLGVPFNMLLLSVGLAAIPADLYEAAELDGANALQRFTGITLPMMKATLGAVIALGAIMTMQQFDLIAALTQGGPANSSQVAQFWSWQLSLQTFEVSAGSAVATMMLVLVLIVAVIYVRSTRNERML; from the coding sequence ATGAACACACTGTCACGACGAACCCCGTCCGACCAGGTCTCCGGGATTTTGAGCCGCATTCCGCGCGCTCACGCCTTCGAGATCTCGCTGGCGGTGTTCGCCCTGCTGTATCTGCTGGTCTTTGCCGGGCTGCCGCTCGTCTACAACATCGTGCTGTCGTTTCAGCAGGTCGATCTGATGGCGCCTGCCACGTTGCTGCGCCCGTTTGTCGGACTCGCGAATTACCGCGATGTGTTCAGCCGTCCGGAGATGCATCAGGTAGCCGTGAACACGGTGCTGTTCGTCGGGCTGTCGCTGACCTTCCAGGTGCTGATCGGCTTCCTGCTGGCGCTGCTGTTTGCCCAGGACTTCCCGTTCGCAAGCCTGATGCGCGGCCTGTTCCTCGCAGGCTGGATCATGCCGGGGCTCGTGGTGGGTGTGATCTGGAAGCTGATCTTCGCCGGCGACTACGGTGTGCTCAATCATGTGCTGATGCAAATGCACGTGCTCGACGACAAGATCTTCTGGTTGTCCGATCCTCGCTGGTCACTCTATGCCGTGATCGCAGCCAACGTGTGGCTCGGCGTGCCGTTCAACATGCTCCTCCTTTCGGTCGGACTCGCGGCCATTCCGGCGGACCTGTACGAAGCGGCGGAACTCGACGGCGCGAACGCGCTGCAACGTTTTACCGGCATCACGCTGCCGATGATGAAAGCCACACTGGGCGCCGTGATCGCGCTAGGCGCAATCATGACGATGCAGCAGTTCGATCTGATCGCGGCGCTCACGCAGGGTGGTCCGGCCAACTCGTCGCAGGTTGCGCAATTCTGGTCGTGGCAGCTCTCACTGCAGACATTCGAAGTCTCGGCGGGCTCCGCGGTTGCCACGATGATGCTGGTGCTCGTGCTGATCGTCGCAGTGATCTACGTGCGCTCGACGCGCAACGAAAGGATGCTCTGA
- a CDS encoding maleylacetate reductase — translation MERFVYQGTPSRVVFEWGGLATLPAEVERLGAKRALILATPEQHALADQVAHVLGARAAGVHAQAVMHVPVEVARAAVDAAAALDADCCVAVGGGSTIGLGKAIALESSLPIIAVPTTYAGSEMTPIYGLTEGRLKRTGRDMRVLPRTVIYDASLTLSLPVPISAASGINAMAHAVEALYAEDANPVISLMAEEAIRALGEALPAIVRAPDDAAARSRALYGAWLAGTCLGAVGMALHHKLCHTLGGTFNLPHAQTHAAMLPHTAHYNHGAAPDALVRVARALGGKHAADAGPLLFELNRALGIPVALAQIGMPEQGLDEAADLACKNPYANPRAVEHDAIRALLQRAWQGAEPA, via the coding sequence ATGGAGCGCTTCGTCTATCAGGGCACGCCGTCGCGTGTCGTTTTCGAGTGGGGCGGGCTCGCGACGTTGCCCGCTGAGGTCGAGCGGCTCGGCGCGAAGCGCGCGCTGATTCTCGCGACGCCCGAGCAGCATGCGTTGGCCGATCAGGTCGCGCACGTGCTCGGGGCGCGCGCGGCGGGCGTGCATGCGCAAGCCGTGATGCATGTGCCGGTTGAAGTCGCGCGGGCCGCGGTCGACGCGGCCGCCGCGCTCGATGCCGACTGCTGCGTCGCGGTCGGCGGCGGCTCGACGATCGGCCTCGGCAAGGCGATCGCGCTCGAATCGTCGCTGCCGATCATCGCGGTACCCACCACCTATGCGGGTTCCGAGATGACGCCGATCTACGGTCTCACTGAAGGACGTCTGAAGCGCACCGGCCGCGATATGCGCGTGCTGCCGCGCACGGTGATCTACGACGCGTCGCTGACGCTATCGCTGCCAGTGCCGATTTCCGCTGCATCGGGCATCAACGCGATGGCGCACGCGGTCGAAGCGCTCTATGCCGAAGACGCGAATCCGGTAATCAGCCTGATGGCCGAGGAAGCGATCCGCGCACTCGGCGAAGCGCTGCCCGCAATCGTGCGCGCACCGGATGATGCCGCAGCGCGCAGTCGCGCGCTGTACGGCGCATGGCTCGCGGGCACCTGTCTGGGCGCGGTCGGCATGGCCCTGCATCACAAGCTGTGTCATACGTTGGGCGGCACGTTCAACCTGCCGCATGCGCAAACGCACGCAGCGATGCTGCCGCATACTGCACACTACAACCACGGGGCCGCGCCCGATGCGCTCGTGCGCGTCGCACGCGCGCTCGGCGGCAAGCACGCGGCCGACGCGGGGCCGCTGCTGTTCGAACTGAACCGCGCGCTCGGCATTCCGGTGGCGCTCGCGCAGATCGGCATGCCCGAGCAGGGTCTCGATGAAGCGGCCGATCTCGCGTGCAAGAATCCGTACGCGAACCCGCGTGCCGTGGAGCACGACGCGATCCGTGCGCTGCTGCAACGCGCGTGGCAGGGCGCCGAGCCAGCCTGA
- a CDS encoding YciI family protein, with the protein MARFFAVFATDKPGMREVRERVRPVHRKWLRGNTHRGVFVRLGGPTLAPQCDSMNGTLLIVEAERIDDVMEFVGNDPYMQAGLFDRVEIRPWDWSLGNPERRV; encoded by the coding sequence ATGGCACGTTTTTTCGCGGTATTCGCCACCGACAAGCCCGGCATGCGCGAAGTACGCGAGCGTGTGCGTCCGGTGCATCGGAAGTGGCTGCGCGGCAATACGCATCGTGGCGTGTTCGTGCGCCTAGGCGGTCCGACGCTCGCGCCGCAGTGCGATTCGATGAATGGCACGTTGCTGATCGTCGAAGCGGAACGTATCGACGACGTGATGGAGTTCGTCGGCAATGATCCGTATATGCAAGCGGGGCTGTTCGATCGCGTCGAGATTCGTCCGTGGGACTGGAGCCTCGGCAATCCGGAAAGGAGAGTCTGA
- a CDS encoding carbohydrate ABC transporter permease → MKRYVLFVIALCITAAYLFPLYWMYITAFKSAGEMFHFPPTFWPQHPQSHLWRVFSDSGMGNFLWNSFVTACGTVTVTVLIGTGAAYALAFVQNRWTSLAIFTVLVLQALPSSLMVTPIFTAFKSLGLLDTPRFAVVLAQITKTLPFYIVLCRPSFVQVPREMRDAALVDGASPMRAFFSVILPLAVNGILVSAILVFLQSFGEYVYARSLILNDRYQTATVGLSAFVGATKVDWIGIMTYSAIFVTPILAVFMLLQRRIVAGLTAGALK, encoded by the coding sequence ATGAAGCGCTACGTCCTGTTCGTCATCGCACTGTGCATTACCGCGGCCTATCTGTTCCCGCTGTACTGGATGTACATCACAGCGTTCAAGAGCGCGGGCGAGATGTTCCACTTCCCGCCCACATTCTGGCCGCAGCATCCGCAGTCACACCTGTGGCGGGTGTTCAGCGACAGCGGCATGGGCAACTTCCTGTGGAACTCGTTCGTGACCGCGTGCGGTACCGTGACAGTGACGGTGTTGATCGGCACGGGCGCTGCCTATGCGTTGGCGTTCGTGCAGAACCGGTGGACCAGCCTGGCGATCTTCACGGTGCTGGTGTTGCAGGCCCTGCCATCGAGCCTGATGGTGACGCCGATCTTTACGGCTTTCAAAAGCCTCGGTCTGCTCGATACCCCTCGCTTCGCGGTCGTGCTCGCGCAGATCACGAAGACGCTGCCGTTTTATATCGTGCTGTGTCGCCCGAGCTTCGTACAGGTGCCACGCGAGATGCGCGATGCGGCGCTCGTCGACGGTGCGTCACCGATGCGGGCATTTTTTAGCGTGATTCTGCCGCTTGCGGTCAACGGCATTCTGGTTTCGGCGATCCTCGTGTTCCTGCAATCGTTCGGCGAGTACGTCTACGCCCGTTCGCTGATTCTCAATGACCGTTACCAGACCGCCACGGTGGGCCTGTCCGCGTTCGTCGGGGCAACCAAGGTCGACTGGATCGGCATCATGACGTACTCGGCCATCTTCGTCACGCCTATCCTCGCGGTCTTCATGCTGCTGCAACGCAGGATCGTTGCTGGCCTGACCGCCGGCGCGCTCAAGTAA
- a CDS encoding Rieske (2Fe-2S) protein, whose product MNGTPLCPLTDVPDGGARVVDATAAGVPVVVVRRGEQVWAYVNRCPHFSVPLDFEPGDVLCYRAQVLMCAHHSALFRFEDGHCIEGPCAGASLDAVNIAVDGNAWIVLNPSSRTLRAG is encoded by the coding sequence ATGAACGGAACGCCGCTCTGTCCACTGACGGACGTGCCCGATGGCGGCGCGCGGGTCGTCGATGCGACGGCCGCAGGCGTGCCGGTCGTGGTCGTGCGGCGTGGGGAGCAGGTGTGGGCGTATGTGAATCGCTGCCCACATTTTTCGGTGCCGCTCGATTTCGAACCCGGCGATGTGCTGTGCTATCGCGCCCAGGTACTGATGTGCGCGCATCACAGCGCGCTGTTCCGCTTCGAGGACGGTCACTGCATCGAAGGACCGTGCGCGGGGGCGAGCCTCGATGCGGTGAACATCGCGGTCGACGGGAACGCGTGGATCGTGTTGAACCCCTCGTCGCGCACACTCAGAGCAGGCTGA
- a CDS encoding substrate-binding domain-containing protein: MDIRELARELKLSISTVSRALNDADEVSAKTRERVRAAALELGYAPSKSAASLRRGRLDIVGLMLPVRREEETYTLGIFMRLADGLQSVLSRHGIDLVMYSSESWDDEFARLRRIVDRRQADGVILAGTRRHDERLDYVASRNFPFVALGRSESGGEHTWVDLDFEAAAAAGVARLVAGGHRRIALAIPDGDAMQAHIYLRAWKKAMKKHGLEVPAGYVQRNRLSERGGYLATEALLALDDAPDALMFQSDCMAIGAYRKLHEMGQIPGRDLAISGGVLAGEVSEYLAPPLSGFTLDAHGLGQRLARALLGQLPDLAETYRAEREPVLWPLTLRDNDGAPPQAGR, from the coding sequence ATGGATATTCGGGAATTAGCCAGAGAGCTCAAGCTCTCCATTTCGACCGTTTCGCGCGCCCTGAACGACGCCGACGAGGTGAGTGCCAAAACGCGCGAACGTGTCCGCGCGGCGGCGCTCGAACTCGGCTACGCGCCCAGCAAGTCCGCTGCAAGTCTGCGCCGGGGCCGGCTCGACATTGTCGGCCTGATGCTTCCCGTGCGGCGTGAAGAAGAGACCTACACGCTCGGCATCTTCATGAGACTGGCCGACGGACTGCAATCGGTGCTGTCGCGGCATGGCATCGACCTCGTGATGTACTCGAGCGAGTCCTGGGACGACGAGTTCGCGCGACTGCGGCGCATCGTCGATCGGCGCCAGGCGGACGGCGTGATTCTCGCCGGCACACGGCGGCACGACGAGCGGCTCGACTATGTCGCGAGCCGCAATTTTCCGTTCGTCGCATTGGGCCGTAGCGAGTCGGGCGGCGAGCACACGTGGGTAGATCTCGACTTCGAAGCGGCTGCTGCCGCGGGCGTCGCTCGACTCGTGGCAGGCGGGCATCGGCGCATTGCGCTGGCGATTCCCGACGGCGACGCCATGCAGGCGCACATCTATTTGCGTGCATGGAAGAAGGCGATGAAGAAGCACGGGCTGGAAGTACCCGCGGGATACGTGCAGCGCAACAGGTTGTCCGAGCGCGGCGGGTATCTGGCGACCGAGGCGCTGCTTGCTCTCGACGATGCGCCTGACGCGCTGATGTTCCAGAGCGACTGCATGGCGATCGGCGCCTATCGAAAGCTTCACGAGATGGGCCAGATACCGGGCCGCGATCTGGCGATCTCGGGCGGTGTGCTGGCCGGTGAGGTCTCGGAATATCTCGCGCCGCCTCTGAGCGGATTTACGCTGGATGCCCATGGACTGGGGCAGCGCCTCGCCCGGGCACTGCTCGGCCAGCTTCCCGATCTCGCCGAAACCTATCGAGCCGAGCGCGAGCCGGTGCTGTGGCCGCTGACCCTGCGCGACAACGACGGCGCTCCGCCTCAGGCCGGCCGATAG
- a CDS encoding intradiol ring-cleavage dioxygenase, translated as MPTDSKEAEQALTEQVVASFAGTPDERLRTLMQSLVRHMHAFVREVEPTEAEWMSAIRFLTDTGKMCDDLVRQEFILLSDTLGVSMLVDAINHRLATGATDTTVFGPFYIRGMPERAYGENIAFTPGEPALVHGRVLSTDGEPLANAVLDVWQTAENGMYSGQDTEQPHGNLRGRFRTDAEGRYAITTIVPVSYPIPTDGPVGRMLEATGRHPWRPAHLHFMIDTPGHRTLVTHVFDREDPYLGSDAVFGVKPSLMVDYRERSADHELARRFGFDGPFREARYDFVLDRS; from the coding sequence ATGCCGACGGACAGCAAAGAGGCCGAACAGGCCCTGACCGAGCAGGTGGTAGCAAGCTTCGCGGGCACGCCCGACGAACGGTTGCGCACGCTGATGCAAAGCCTCGTGCGGCACATGCATGCGTTCGTGCGTGAAGTGGAGCCGACCGAGGCCGAGTGGATGTCGGCCATTCGCTTTCTGACTGACACCGGCAAGATGTGCGACGACCTCGTGCGCCAGGAATTCATCCTGCTGTCGGATACGCTTGGGGTGTCGATGCTCGTCGACGCGATCAATCACCGCCTCGCGACGGGCGCCACCGACACCACCGTGTTCGGCCCGTTCTATATTCGCGGCATGCCCGAGCGTGCGTATGGCGAGAACATTGCGTTCACACCCGGCGAACCCGCGCTCGTGCATGGCCGCGTGCTGTCGACGGACGGCGAGCCGCTCGCGAACGCGGTACTCGACGTCTGGCAGACCGCCGAGAACGGCATGTACTCGGGGCAGGACACCGAGCAGCCGCACGGCAATCTGCGAGGACGTTTCCGCACCGACGCCGAGGGCCGCTACGCGATTACGACGATCGTGCCGGTCAGCTATCCGATTCCTACCGACGGCCCGGTCGGCCGTATGCTCGAAGCGACCGGACGGCATCCGTGGCGGCCCGCGCATCTGCATTTCATGATCGATACGCCGGGGCATCGCACGCTCGTCACGCATGTGTTCGATCGTGAGGATCCCTATCTGGGCTCCGATGCGGTGTTCGGCGTGAAGCCGTCGCTAATGGTCGACTATCGTGAGCGCTCCGCGGATCACGAACTCGCGCGTCGCTTCGGCTTCGATGGACCGTTCCGCGAAGCGCGCTACGACTTCGTTCTGGACCGGAGCTGA